In Luteimonas galliterrae, the sequence CACAGGATCCCGGACATCAAATAAACCGCGTACGCGTACTTGTTGTCGACGCCCTGCAATCGCGCCGCCAGCACATTGGATAACACGGTCGCGAAGATCAGCACCTGCGCCAGCGGCTGCAGGACGATCCAGGCGGTTCCGAACCGGCTGCGCGCCAGCCTGGACTTGAACTCGTTGGCAACCGAGGAAACGATGAACCCGCGATATTGCCATGCTGCTTTGATCAGGGCTGACATCGACGCTCCGGCTCAGGATTCAAGCGCATGCGTCAGATCAGCACGCAGATCCGAGACGTTTTCCACGCCTACGCTCAATCGCACCAGATCGTCGGCGATGCCCAGCGCTGCGCGACGGTCCGGCGGAATCGAAGCATGCGTCATCACCGCAGGATGATTGACCAGGCTTTCCACGCCGCCCAGCGATTCGGCCAGCGTGAACAGCTGCGTGCGTTCGCACAGGCGCTTGGCCGCGTCGAAGCCGCCTTTCATGGCGATCGAAATGATGCCGCCGAAGCCGTCCATCTGGCGCTTGGCCAACGCATGCTGCGGATGGGACGGCAATCCCGGGTAGATCACGTTCGCGATCGCCGGATGGCCGCTCAGCCATTCGGCCAGGGCTTGCGCGTTGTCGCAGTGCGCGCGCATGCGCAGATGCAAGGTCTTCAGGCCGCGTAACGCGAGGAAGCTGTCGAACGGACCCTGCACCGCGCCGATCGAGTTCTGCAGGAAGGCCATCTGCTCGGCGAGCTCGGCGTTCTGGCCGACCACGGCGATGCCGCCGACCATGTCGGAGTGGCCGTTGAGGTATTTGGTGGCCGAGTGCACGACGATGTCCGCGCCGTGCTCGAGCGGGCGCTGCAGGATCGGCGAGGCGAAGGTGTTGTCGACCACCATCAGCAGGCCGCGCTTCTTCGCGATCGCCGAGACCGCGGCCAAGTCGACGATCTTCAGCATCGGGTTGGTCGGCGTCTCGACCCAGACCATGCGGGTATCCGGCCGGATGGCGGCTTCGAACGCCGCCGGGTCGGTCAGGTCGACGAAGCTGAAATCCAGGCCGGCCGAGCGGCGGCGGACGCGCTCGAACAGGCGGAAGCTGCCGCCGTAGAGGTCGTCCATCGCCACCACATGGCTGCCGCTGTCCAGCAGCTCCAGCACGGTGGACGTGGCGGCCATGCCCGAAGCGAAGGCGAAACCCCGGCTGCCGCCTTCCAGCGCCGCTATGCAGCGCTCATAGGCGAAACGGGTGGGATTGTGGGTGCGGGAGTACTCGAAACCCTGGTGCACCCCAGGGCTGGCCTGGGCATAGGTGCTGGTGGCGTAGATCGGCGGCATGACCGCGCCGGTGCTGGGATCCGGAGCCTGGCCGCCATGGATCGCCAGCGTGCCCAGCCGCGGCCGGGGCGCGCCGGGGGAGGCGCCGCCGTTAGGTTCGTTCACGTTGTTTTTCCTTGAATCGCTGCCCGGATTCTAACATCCGGGCCATTTGACCCGACCTGCCTATTGGACCCGGCGGCGCAGGTAGTTCAGCAGGTCGATCCGGGTGATCAGCCCAATGAATTTGCCGGCCTCGGTGACGATGGCCACCTGGCCTGCATCGAAAACGGGCAGCAGGGATTCGATCGGCGACTTGACGTCCAGCTTGTTCAGCTTGGAAACCATGGCGGTCGATACCGGGTCGCGGAAACGGGCTTCGTCGCCGTACACGTGCAGCAGCACGTCGCTCTCGTCGACGATACCGACCAGGGCGTCGTCCTCCATCACCGGCAGTTGCGACACGTCGTACAGCTTCATGCGCTGGTAGGCGGTCACCAGCAGGTCGTTGGGCCCCACCACCACCGTGTCGCGCTGCGAATAGGGGCGCAGGATCAGGTCGCTCAGGTCGCCTTTCGGCTGTCGCGCCAGGAAACCGTTGTCGAGCATCCAGTAATCGTTGTACATCTTCGACAGGTACTTGTTGCCGGTGTCGCAGACGAACACCAGCACGCGTTTGGGCTGGGTCTGTTCGCGGCAATATTTGAGCGCCGCGGCCAGCAGCGTGCCGGTGGACGAACCGCCGAGAATGCCTTCTTTCGCCAACAATTCGCGCGCGGTCAGGAAGCTCTCCTGGTCGGTGATCGCGTAAGCCTTCTTGACGCGGGTGAAGTCGGAGATCGGCGGCAGGAAATCCTCGCCGATGCCTTCCACCATCCAGCTGGCGGATTTTTCGCTGAGCGTGCCGTCGTTGATGTATTCGGCCAGGATCGAACCGACCGGGTCGGCCAGGATCAATTCGGTATGCGGCGATTGCTGCGCGAAGCAGCGCGACAGGCCGCTCATCGTGCCGGAGCTGCCGCAGCCGAACACGATCGCGTCCAGGTCGCCGCCCATCTGCCGCAATATTTCCGGGCCAGTGCCGTGCTCGTGCGCGGCCGGGTTATCGGGGTTGCCGAACTGGTTGATGAAGTAGGCGCCGGGCGTTTCGCGGGCGATGCGTTCGGCCAGGTCCTGGTAGTAGTCGGGATGGCCTTTGGCCACGTCCGAACGGGTCAGCCGCACTTCGGCGCCCATCGCCTTCAGGTTGAAGATCTTCTCGCGGCTCATCTTGTCCGGCACCACGAGGATCAGCTTGTACCCCTTCTGCTGCGCGACCAGGGCCAGGCCGATGCCGGTGTTGCCGGCGGTGCCCTCGACCAGCGTGTCGCCGGGCTTGATGCCGCCGCGGCGTTCGGCGGCCTCGATCATGCTCATGCCGATGCGGTCCTTGATCGAACCGCCGGGGTTGGCGCTTTCCAGCTTGAAGAACAGTTCGCAGACGCCAGTGTCCAAACGCTGCGCTTTGACGATCGGGGTCTCGCCGATCAGTTCCAGGACGGAAGAATGGATGCTGCTCATGCGGAGTTTCGGACCGGCGCCTGTGCGGAGCCGGGATTATCCGCTGGATGGAGCGGGCTTTGTAGGGCCCGCATTCGTGTGAGCGGCTTTTGTGGGAGCGGCTTCAGCCGCGAGCTCTTTCGATCAACCTCTCGCGAACTGGAGGGAAAAGCTCGCGGCTGAAGCCGCTCCCACAATCGCACCGCCTGTAGCGCGGGCGGCGACGGCCGACGAGGAGGCCGTCGCCGCCCGCGGCGGTTGAACTCAGTGGTGCTGGTCTTCGTACAGACGCGTCAGGCGATCCTTGGCGGCGAGCTTTTCGCGCTTCATCTGCGCAAGCGTGTTGTCGTCGATCGGCAGCACGCCCAGTTCCGCATCGAGTACCCGCTTGTCGAGATCCTTATGGCGCTGATAAAGCTGCCGGAATTCCGGGTTGGCT encodes:
- a CDS encoding cystathionine gamma-synthase, whose amino-acid sequence is MNEPNGGASPGAPRPRLGTLAIHGGQAPDPSTGAVMPPIYATSTYAQASPGVHQGFEYSRTHNPTRFAYERCIAALEGGSRGFAFASGMAATSTVLELLDSGSHVVAMDDLYGGSFRLFERVRRRSAGLDFSFVDLTDPAAFEAAIRPDTRMVWVETPTNPMLKIVDLAAVSAIAKKRGLLMVVDNTFASPILQRPLEHGADIVVHSATKYLNGHSDMVGGIAVVGQNAELAEQMAFLQNSIGAVQGPFDSFLALRGLKTLHLRMRAHCDNAQALAEWLSGHPAIANVIYPGLPSHPQHALAKRQMDGFGGIISIAMKGGFDAAKRLCERTQLFTLAESLGGVESLVNHPAVMTHASIPPDRRAALGIADDLVRLSVGVENVSDLRADLTHALES
- a CDS encoding pyridoxal-phosphate dependent enzyme produces the protein MSSIHSSVLELIGETPIVKAQRLDTGVCELFFKLESANPGGSIKDRIGMSMIEAAERRGGIKPGDTLVEGTAGNTGIGLALVAQQKGYKLILVVPDKMSREKIFNLKAMGAEVRLTRSDVAKGHPDYYQDLAERIARETPGAYFINQFGNPDNPAAHEHGTGPEILRQMGGDLDAIVFGCGSSGTMSGLSRCFAQQSPHTELILADPVGSILAEYINDGTLSEKSASWMVEGIGEDFLPPISDFTRVKKAYAITDQESFLTARELLAKEGILGGSSTGTLLAAALKYCREQTQPKRVLVFVCDTGNKYLSKMYNDYWMLDNGFLARQPKGDLSDLILRPYSQRDTVVVGPNDLLVTAYQRMKLYDVSQLPVMEDDALVGIVDESDVLLHVYGDEARFRDPVSTAMVSKLNKLDVKSPIESLLPVFDAGQVAIVTEAGKFIGLITRIDLLNYLRRRVQ
- a CDS encoding YdcH family protein, translated to MFEGQSQTEIDAMMKANPEFRQLYQRHKDLDKRVLDAELGVLPIDDNTLAQMKREKLAAKDRLTRLYEDQHH